The genomic interval GGGCTGTACCGCCCATCAGCGCAAGAGACTCGAAAGCCAAGCACAGGGATTGGCCCTGCTGGCGCGCCGAGGACATCGCACCTATGCCGCCACATCACCCGCCCCGCCATTACCAACGAGCGCTTTGCGATCGACTCCAAATAGCCTGATCCGAATCCGATATCCCGGCCGTCCGGTTCATGTCCCTGAGCCGACCATCTCGCATTTGACAGCTCACGAGCCCAGCCGTACTATGCCTCTTGATGAAAAAGGGCGGTCGCCTGGTTACTGTCTGATACGCAGGGGGTGTAGCAATGGCCGTTACCGATCATGTCGATCTGCCGACGTTCATCGAGGGGGTGAAGAAACGCAATCCGGGACAAGCTGAATTTGTTCAGGCGGTACAGGAAGTCGCCGAGGATATTTTCGACTTCATCGCCGACAAGGAACCATATCACCATTACCAGATCCTTCGGCGCATCGCCGAGCCGGACCGGGTGATCTCCTTCCGCGTCTGCTGGGAGGACGATAGCAGCAATATCCGTGTCCAGCGCGGATGGCGCGTTCAGAACAACAATGCGATCGGGCCCTATAAGGGCGGCATCCGTTTCCATCCTTCGGTGACGGAGAGCGTTCTCAAGTTCCTCGCCTTCGAGCAGACCTTCAAGAATGCTTTGACCGGCCTGCCAATGGGGGGCGGCAAGGGCGGGGCGAATTTCAATCCCAAGGGCAAGAGCGACCATGAAGTGATGCGCTTCTGCCAAAGCTTCATGACCGAGCTCTATCGCCATGTCGGCGCGGACGTCGACGTGCCGGCGGGCGATATCGGCGTCGGCGCGCGCGAGATCGGCTATATGTTCGGCCAGTACAAGCGGATCACCAACCAGTTCACCGGCGTGCTCACCGGCAAGGGCATCGAATATGGCGGCTCTCTGATCCGGCCCGAGGCGACCGGCTATGGTGCGGTCTATTTCCTCCACAATATGCTCAAGACCAAGGGCCAGGACCTGACCGGCAAGAACGCCGTCATCTCCGGCTCGGGCAATGTCGCGACGCACGCGGCGGAGAAGGTAAACCAGCTTGGCGGCAAGGTGCTGACCCTGTCAGACAGCGCCGGCTTCATCCACGACCCCGATGGGATTGATCAGCATCGAATCAACTGGGTGAAGGAACACAAGACCAGGCGTCGCGGCCGCATTTCGGACTATGCCAAGGAGTTCAAGAGCGCGACCTTCCATGAGGGGAAGACACCCTGGGGTGTGCCCTGCGACGTGGCGTTGCCTTGCGCGACCCAGAACGAACTGCTCGGCGAGGATGCGCGCACGCTGGTCAAGAATGGCTGCATCGCGGTCTCGGAAGGGGCGAACATGCCGACCGATCTGGAAGGCGTGCACGTCTTCAAAGACGCGAAAATCCTCTACGCGTCCGGCAAGGCTGCCAACGCCGG from Pseudomonadota bacterium carries:
- the gdhA gene encoding NADP-specific glutamate dehydrogenase codes for the protein MAVTDHVDLPTFIEGVKKRNPGQAEFVQAVQEVAEDIFDFIADKEPYHHYQILRRIAEPDRVISFRVCWEDDSSNIRVQRGWRVQNNNAIGPYKGGIRFHPSVTESVLKFLAFEQTFKNALTGLPMGGGKGGANFNPKGKSDHEVMRFCQSFMTELYRHVGADVDVPAGDIGVGAREIGYMFGQYKRITNQFTGVLTGKGIEYGGSLIRPEATGYGAVYFLHNMLKTKGQDLTGKNAVISGSGNVATHAAEKVNQLGGKVLTLSDSAGFIHDPDGIDQHRINWVKEHKTRRRGRISDYAKEFKSATFHEGKTPWGVPCDVALPCATQNELLGEDARTLVKNGCIAVSEGANMPTDLEGVHVFKDAKILYASGKAANAG